The Lycium ferocissimum isolate CSIRO_LF1 chromosome 10, AGI_CSIRO_Lferr_CH_V1, whole genome shotgun sequence genome window below encodes:
- the LOC132032725 gene encoding probable rRNA-processing protein EBP2 homolog, with amino-acid sequence MMVKNKLAMMNQENDEEDFDPETESESGSEEEEEDQQVVKLAEPSKTAVYNKDGLLERLNDISWPNNLDWTHRLNIDREEQEQVDVNDDLAREHAFYTQGLEGIRQAYVNFQSTGEPFLRPADYYAEMVKTDTHMEKVKGRLLAEKRRIEESEERRKARENKKLAKDIQAQKMKERTKQKKQEIESVKKWRKQRQQSGFDKEDAGGLDLAFDGGDVNKPFQRSNKKRPGVSPGDRSGGRANFGGKGGKGFDKKRKSREFKDSKFGFGGRKGLKKQNTAETTNDFGGSHKGERFAKNKRVKR; translated from the coding sequence ATGATGGTTAAGAATAAATTAGCCATGATGAATCAAGAGAATGATGAGGAGGATTTTGACCCAGAAACCGAATCCGAATCTGGAtcggaggaagaagaagaagatcagCAAGTTGTAAAGTTGGCTGAACCTTCAAAGACTGCTGTATATAACAAGGACGGTTTGCTTGAAAGGCTGAATGATATCAGTTGGCCTAATAATTTGGATTGGACTCACAGGCTTAATATTGATAGGGAGGAGCAAGAACAGGTGGACGTGAATGATGATCTGGCGAGGGAACATGCTTTCTACACGCAAGGGTTAGAAGGTATACGCCAAGCGTACGTCAACTTTCAGTCAACCGGCGAACCATTCCTAAGGCCTGCTGATTATTATGCGGAAATGGTGAAGACCGACACTCACATGGAAAAAGTTAAGGGTCGACTCTTAGCTGAGAAGAGAAGAATTGAGGAGTCCGAAGAGAGAAGGAAGGCGAGAGAGAACAAGAAACTCGCCAAGGATATACAAGCACAGAAGATGAAAGAAAGAACTAAGCAGAAGAAGCAGGAGATTGAGTCGGTTAAAAAGTGGAGGAAGCAAAGGCAGCAAAGCGGATTCGATAAAGAGGATGCTGGCGGACTAGATTTGGCTTTTGATGGAGGAGACGTTAATAAACCCTTTCAGAGATCGAATAAGAAGAGACCTGGTGTATCTCCCGGAGATCGTTCAGGGGGGAGGGCGAACTTTGGTGGGAAAGGAGGGAAGGGGTTTGACAAAAAGAGGAAAAGCCGGGAATTCAAGGACTCCAAGTTTGGATTTGGTGGGAGAAAAGGGTTGAAGAAGCAGAACACTGCTGAGACTACCAATGATTTCGGAGGAAGCCACAAGGGTGAACGTTTTGCAAAAAACAAACGGGTGAAGAGATGA
- the LOC132032724 gene encoding metal-nicotianamine transporter YSL3-like isoform X1, translating to MRNMDKEEEREDNMEEVKRIPPWTKHITIRGIVASLLIGIIYSVIVMKLNLTTGLVPNLNVSAALLAYVFIKSWTKLLQKANFVSTPFTRQENTIIQTCAVACYSISVGGGFGSYLLGLNKKTYEQSGADTQQGNIPGSYKEPGLDWMIGFLFVVSFVGLLALVPLRKIMIIDYKLTYPSGTATAVLINGFHTPKGDKMAKKQVNGFLKFFSLSFVWSFFQWFYSGGDQCGFVNFPTLGLKAWKQSFYFDFSMTYVGAGMICSHLVNLSLLLGAVLSWGIMWPLISDRKGAWFPSTLPESSMRSLNGYKVFISIALILGDGLYNFLRTLFFTGRSIYASLNKKNPASSNRMMDKTFSPAGSDNKNQPLDELQRNEVFIRESIPLWVACVGYMVFSVISIIVIPLMFPALKWYYVLVAYILAPSLSFCNAYGAGLTDMNMAYNYGKVALFVLAALSGNDNGVVAGLIGCGLIKSIVSISSDLMHDFKTGHLTLTSPRSMLLSQAIGTAIGCVIAPLTFFLFYKAFDIGNPDGEYKAPYALIYRNMAILGVEGFSALPQHCLQLCYGFFAFAIVANLVRDIAPERVGKWVPLPMAMAVPFLVGAYFAIDMCVGSLVVYLFHRFNSNKANLMIPAVASGLICGDGLWILPSSILALAKVKPPICMNFLAS from the exons ATGAGAAACATGGAcaaggaagaagaaagggaagacAATATGGAAGAAGTGAAGAGAATTCCTCCATGGACTAAACATATAACAATTAGAGGAATTGTAGCAAGTTTACTGATTGGAATCATTTACAGTGTGATAGTAATGAAGTTGAATCTCACTACTGGGCTAGTCCCTAATCTCAATGTCTCAGCTGCACTTCTTGCCTATGTATTCATCAAATCATGGACTAAGCTTCTTCAAAAGGCCAATTTTGTTTCAACTCCATTCACTAGACAGGAAAATACTATTATTCAGACGTGTGCAGTTGCATGCTATAGTATTTCCGTTGGAG GTGGCTTTGGATCTTATCTTTTGGGATTGAACAAGAAAACATATGAGCAGTCAGGGGCCGATACACAACAAGGCAATATACCAGGGAGCTACAAGGAACCTGGTCTTGATTGGATGATTGGTTTCCTGTTTGTTGTTAGCTTTGTTGGACTGTTAGCTTTAGTTCCACTTAGAAAG ATCATGATAATTGACTATAAATTAACTTATCCCAGTGGAACTGCAACTGCTGTTCTTATTAATGGATTTCATACACCTAAGGGAGACAAAATGGCTAA GAAACAAGTCAATGGGTTCCTGAAATTCTTCTCGCTTAGTTTCGTATGGAGTTTCTTTCAGTGGTTCTATTCCGGTGGAGATCAATGTGGATTTGTAAACTTCCCCACGTTAGGACTAAAAGCTTGGAAACAGTC atTTTACTTTGATTTCAGCATGACTTACGTTGGAGCTGGAATGATTTGCTCCCACCTTGTGAACTTGTCTTTGCTTCTTGGAGCTGTTCTTTCTTGGGGAATCATGTGGCCTCTAATTAGTGATCGCAAAGGAGCTTGGTTCCCTTCAACTTTACCGGAGAGCAGCATGAGGAGCCTTAATGGTTACAAG GTTTTTATCTCCATTGCTCTTATCCTGGGAGATGGCCTATATAATTTTCTCAGAACACTTTTTTTCACTGGTAGAAGCATATATGCATCACTGAACAAAAAGAACCCCGCATCAT CTAACAGGATGATGGACAAAACTTTTTCTCCAGCAGGTTCAGATAACAAGAATCAGCCGCTTGATGAGCTCCAGAGAAATGAAGTATTCATTAGAGAGAGCATTCCGTTATGGGTAGCTTGTGTTGGGTACATGGTTTTCTCTGTAATCTCCATCATTGTCATCCCACTTATGTTCCCTGCACTGAAGTGGTATTACGTGCTCGTTGCCTACATTCTTGCACCATCTTTGAGCTTCTGCAATGCCTATGGTGCTGGTCTAACTGACATGAACATGGCATACAATTACGGGAAAGTGGCTCTCTTTGTGCTTGCTGCATTATCTGGTAACGACAATGGGGTAGTTGCTGGACTTATCGGATGTGGACTTATCAAATCCATAGTTTCTATATCCTCTGATCTGATGCATGATTTCAAGACGGGCCACCTCACCCTTACTTCCCCTCGTTCAATGCTTCTTAGCCAAGCCATTGGGACCGCCATTGGTTGTGTGATAGCACCTCTCACATTTTTCCTCTTCTACAAGGCTTTTGATATAGGGAACCCCGACGGGGAGTACAAAGCTCCTTATGCTCTAATCTATCGGAACATGGCGATCCTAGGTGTTGAAGGTTTCTCTGCTTTGCCCCAACATTGCTTGCAGCTATGTTATGGTTTTTTCGCCTTTGCCATAGTTGCCAACTTGGTGAGAGACATAGCCCCAGAAAGAGTCGGGAAATGGGTTCCTCTCCCAATGGCTATGGCTGTTCCTTTCCTCGTTGGCGCCTACTTTGCAATTGATATGTGTGTGGGCAGTTTGGTTGTATACCTATTCCACAGGTTCAACAGCAACAAGGCCAATTTGATGATACCTGCAGTTGCTTCAGGATTGATTTGTGGGGATGGATTATGGATTCTTCCTTCATCAATACTCGCTTTAGCCAAGGTTAAGCCTCCTATTTGCATGAATTTTTTGGCCTCGTGA
- the LOC132032724 gene encoding metal-nicotianamine transporter YSL3-like isoform X3, whose amino-acid sequence MRNMDKEEEREDNMEEVKRIPPWTKHITIRGIVASLLIGIIYSVIVMKLNLTTGLVPNLNVSAALLAYVFIKSWTKLLQKANFVSTPFTRQENTIIQTCAVACYSISVGGGFGSYLLGLNKKTYEQSGADTQQGNIPGSYKEPGLDWMIGFLFVVSFVGLLALVPLRKIMIIDYKLTYPSGTATAVLINGFHTPKGDKMAKKQVNGFLKFFSLSFVWSFFQWFYSGGDQCGFVNFPTLGLKAWKQSFYFDFSMTYVGAGMICSHLVNLSLLLGAVLSWGIMWPLISDRKGAWFPSTLPESSMRSLNGYKVFISIALILGDGLYNFLRTLFFTGRSIYASLNKKNPASCSDNKNQPLDELQRNEVFIRESIPLWVACVGYMVFSVISIIVIPLMFPALKWYYVLVAYILAPSLSFCNAYGAGLTDMNMAYNYGKVALFVLAALSGNDNGVVAGLIGCGLIKSIVSISSDLMHDFKTGHLTLTSPRSMLLSQAIGTAIGCVIAPLTFFLFYKAFDIGNPDGEYKAPYALIYRNMAILGVEGFSALPQHCLQLCYGFFAFAIVANLVRDIAPERVGKWVPLPMAMAVPFLVGAYFAIDMCVGSLVVYLFHRFNSNKANLMIPAVASGLICGDGLWILPSSILALAKVKPPICMNFLAS is encoded by the exons ATGAGAAACATGGAcaaggaagaagaaagggaagacAATATGGAAGAAGTGAAGAGAATTCCTCCATGGACTAAACATATAACAATTAGAGGAATTGTAGCAAGTTTACTGATTGGAATCATTTACAGTGTGATAGTAATGAAGTTGAATCTCACTACTGGGCTAGTCCCTAATCTCAATGTCTCAGCTGCACTTCTTGCCTATGTATTCATCAAATCATGGACTAAGCTTCTTCAAAAGGCCAATTTTGTTTCAACTCCATTCACTAGACAGGAAAATACTATTATTCAGACGTGTGCAGTTGCATGCTATAGTATTTCCGTTGGAG GTGGCTTTGGATCTTATCTTTTGGGATTGAACAAGAAAACATATGAGCAGTCAGGGGCCGATACACAACAAGGCAATATACCAGGGAGCTACAAGGAACCTGGTCTTGATTGGATGATTGGTTTCCTGTTTGTTGTTAGCTTTGTTGGACTGTTAGCTTTAGTTCCACTTAGAAAG ATCATGATAATTGACTATAAATTAACTTATCCCAGTGGAACTGCAACTGCTGTTCTTATTAATGGATTTCATACACCTAAGGGAGACAAAATGGCTAA GAAACAAGTCAATGGGTTCCTGAAATTCTTCTCGCTTAGTTTCGTATGGAGTTTCTTTCAGTGGTTCTATTCCGGTGGAGATCAATGTGGATTTGTAAACTTCCCCACGTTAGGACTAAAAGCTTGGAAACAGTC atTTTACTTTGATTTCAGCATGACTTACGTTGGAGCTGGAATGATTTGCTCCCACCTTGTGAACTTGTCTTTGCTTCTTGGAGCTGTTCTTTCTTGGGGAATCATGTGGCCTCTAATTAGTGATCGCAAAGGAGCTTGGTTCCCTTCAACTTTACCGGAGAGCAGCATGAGGAGCCTTAATGGTTACAAG GTTTTTATCTCCATTGCTCTTATCCTGGGAGATGGCCTATATAATTTTCTCAGAACACTTTTTTTCACTGGTAGAAGCATATATGCATCACTGAACAAAAAGAACCCCGCATCAT GTTCAGATAACAAGAATCAGCCGCTTGATGAGCTCCAGAGAAATGAAGTATTCATTAGAGAGAGCATTCCGTTATGGGTAGCTTGTGTTGGGTACATGGTTTTCTCTGTAATCTCCATCATTGTCATCCCACTTATGTTCCCTGCACTGAAGTGGTATTACGTGCTCGTTGCCTACATTCTTGCACCATCTTTGAGCTTCTGCAATGCCTATGGTGCTGGTCTAACTGACATGAACATGGCATACAATTACGGGAAAGTGGCTCTCTTTGTGCTTGCTGCATTATCTGGTAACGACAATGGGGTAGTTGCTGGACTTATCGGATGTGGACTTATCAAATCCATAGTTTCTATATCCTCTGATCTGATGCATGATTTCAAGACGGGCCACCTCACCCTTACTTCCCCTCGTTCAATGCTTCTTAGCCAAGCCATTGGGACCGCCATTGGTTGTGTGATAGCACCTCTCACATTTTTCCTCTTCTACAAGGCTTTTGATATAGGGAACCCCGACGGGGAGTACAAAGCTCCTTATGCTCTAATCTATCGGAACATGGCGATCCTAGGTGTTGAAGGTTTCTCTGCTTTGCCCCAACATTGCTTGCAGCTATGTTATGGTTTTTTCGCCTTTGCCATAGTTGCCAACTTGGTGAGAGACATAGCCCCAGAAAGAGTCGGGAAATGGGTTCCTCTCCCAATGGCTATGGCTGTTCCTTTCCTCGTTGGCGCCTACTTTGCAATTGATATGTGTGTGGGCAGTTTGGTTGTATACCTATTCCACAGGTTCAACAGCAACAAGGCCAATTTGATGATACCTGCAGTTGCTTCAGGATTGATTTGTGGGGATGGATTATGGATTCTTCCTTCATCAATACTCGCTTTAGCCAAGGTTAAGCCTCCTATTTGCATGAATTTTTTGGCCTCGTGA
- the LOC132032724 gene encoding metal-nicotianamine transporter YSL3-like isoform X2, which yields MRNMDKEEEREDNMEEVKRIPPWTKHITIRGIVASLLIGIIYSVIVMKLNLTTGLVPNLNVSAALLAYVFIKSWTKLLQKANFVSTPFTRQENTIIQTCAVACYSISVGGGFGSYLLGLNKKTYEQSGADTQQGNIPGSYKEPGLDWMIGFLFVVSFVGLLALVPLRKIMIIDYKLTYPSGTATAVLINGFHTPKGDKMAKKQVNGFLKFFSLSFVWSFFQWFYSGGDQCGFVNFPTLGLKAWKQSFYFDFSMTYVGAGMICSHLVNLSLLLGAVLSWGIMWPLISDRKGAWFPSTLPESSMRSLNGYKVFISIALILGDGLYNFLRTLFFTGRSIYASLNKKNPASSGSDNKNQPLDELQRNEVFIRESIPLWVACVGYMVFSVISIIVIPLMFPALKWYYVLVAYILAPSLSFCNAYGAGLTDMNMAYNYGKVALFVLAALSGNDNGVVAGLIGCGLIKSIVSISSDLMHDFKTGHLTLTSPRSMLLSQAIGTAIGCVIAPLTFFLFYKAFDIGNPDGEYKAPYALIYRNMAILGVEGFSALPQHCLQLCYGFFAFAIVANLVRDIAPERVGKWVPLPMAMAVPFLVGAYFAIDMCVGSLVVYLFHRFNSNKANLMIPAVASGLICGDGLWILPSSILALAKVKPPICMNFLAS from the exons ATGAGAAACATGGAcaaggaagaagaaagggaagacAATATGGAAGAAGTGAAGAGAATTCCTCCATGGACTAAACATATAACAATTAGAGGAATTGTAGCAAGTTTACTGATTGGAATCATTTACAGTGTGATAGTAATGAAGTTGAATCTCACTACTGGGCTAGTCCCTAATCTCAATGTCTCAGCTGCACTTCTTGCCTATGTATTCATCAAATCATGGACTAAGCTTCTTCAAAAGGCCAATTTTGTTTCAACTCCATTCACTAGACAGGAAAATACTATTATTCAGACGTGTGCAGTTGCATGCTATAGTATTTCCGTTGGAG GTGGCTTTGGATCTTATCTTTTGGGATTGAACAAGAAAACATATGAGCAGTCAGGGGCCGATACACAACAAGGCAATATACCAGGGAGCTACAAGGAACCTGGTCTTGATTGGATGATTGGTTTCCTGTTTGTTGTTAGCTTTGTTGGACTGTTAGCTTTAGTTCCACTTAGAAAG ATCATGATAATTGACTATAAATTAACTTATCCCAGTGGAACTGCAACTGCTGTTCTTATTAATGGATTTCATACACCTAAGGGAGACAAAATGGCTAA GAAACAAGTCAATGGGTTCCTGAAATTCTTCTCGCTTAGTTTCGTATGGAGTTTCTTTCAGTGGTTCTATTCCGGTGGAGATCAATGTGGATTTGTAAACTTCCCCACGTTAGGACTAAAAGCTTGGAAACAGTC atTTTACTTTGATTTCAGCATGACTTACGTTGGAGCTGGAATGATTTGCTCCCACCTTGTGAACTTGTCTTTGCTTCTTGGAGCTGTTCTTTCTTGGGGAATCATGTGGCCTCTAATTAGTGATCGCAAAGGAGCTTGGTTCCCTTCAACTTTACCGGAGAGCAGCATGAGGAGCCTTAATGGTTACAAG GTTTTTATCTCCATTGCTCTTATCCTGGGAGATGGCCTATATAATTTTCTCAGAACACTTTTTTTCACTGGTAGAAGCATATATGCATCACTGAACAAAAAGAACCCCGCATCAT CAGGTTCAGATAACAAGAATCAGCCGCTTGATGAGCTCCAGAGAAATGAAGTATTCATTAGAGAGAGCATTCCGTTATGGGTAGCTTGTGTTGGGTACATGGTTTTCTCTGTAATCTCCATCATTGTCATCCCACTTATGTTCCCTGCACTGAAGTGGTATTACGTGCTCGTTGCCTACATTCTTGCACCATCTTTGAGCTTCTGCAATGCCTATGGTGCTGGTCTAACTGACATGAACATGGCATACAATTACGGGAAAGTGGCTCTCTTTGTGCTTGCTGCATTATCTGGTAACGACAATGGGGTAGTTGCTGGACTTATCGGATGTGGACTTATCAAATCCATAGTTTCTATATCCTCTGATCTGATGCATGATTTCAAGACGGGCCACCTCACCCTTACTTCCCCTCGTTCAATGCTTCTTAGCCAAGCCATTGGGACCGCCATTGGTTGTGTGATAGCACCTCTCACATTTTTCCTCTTCTACAAGGCTTTTGATATAGGGAACCCCGACGGGGAGTACAAAGCTCCTTATGCTCTAATCTATCGGAACATGGCGATCCTAGGTGTTGAAGGTTTCTCTGCTTTGCCCCAACATTGCTTGCAGCTATGTTATGGTTTTTTCGCCTTTGCCATAGTTGCCAACTTGGTGAGAGACATAGCCCCAGAAAGAGTCGGGAAATGGGTTCCTCTCCCAATGGCTATGGCTGTTCCTTTCCTCGTTGGCGCCTACTTTGCAATTGATATGTGTGTGGGCAGTTTGGTTGTATACCTATTCCACAGGTTCAACAGCAACAAGGCCAATTTGATGATACCTGCAGTTGCTTCAGGATTGATTTGTGGGGATGGATTATGGATTCTTCCTTCATCAATACTCGCTTTAGCCAAGGTTAAGCCTCCTATTTGCATGAATTTTTTGGCCTCGTGA